A window from Pseudomonas sp. Tri1 encodes these proteins:
- a CDS encoding DsbE family thiol:disulfide interchange protein: protein MKRWLMLVPLALFLLMAVFLFRGLYLNPTELPSAMIGKPFPEFSLPSVQGDKNLTRADLLGKPALVNVWGTWCISCRVEHPVLNKLAQNGVVIYGVNYKDVNADALKWLAEFHNPYQLDIRDEEGSLGLNLGVYGAPETFFIDAKGIIRDKFVGVIDEQVWREKLAAKYQALVDEAKP, encoded by the coding sequence ATGAAGCGTTGGTTGATGTTGGTACCGCTGGCGCTGTTTCTGTTGATGGCAGTGTTTTTGTTCCGAGGGCTTTACCTGAACCCGACTGAGTTGCCCTCGGCGATGATCGGCAAGCCGTTCCCGGAGTTTTCCCTGCCTTCGGTGCAGGGCGACAAGAACCTGACCCGGGCTGACCTGCTGGGTAAGCCGGCGCTGGTCAACGTGTGGGGCACCTGGTGCATTTCCTGCCGGGTCGAGCACCCGGTGCTGAATAAACTGGCCCAGAACGGGGTGGTGATCTACGGCGTCAATTACAAGGACGTCAACGCCGATGCCTTGAAGTGGCTCGCCGAGTTCCACAACCCGTACCAACTGGACATTCGCGACGAAGAGGGCTCCCTGGGCTTGAACCTGGGGGTCTACGGGGCGCCGGAAACGTTCTTCATCGACGCCAAGGGCATCATCCGTGACAAGTTCGTCGGTGTGATCGACGAGCAGGTCTGGCGCGAGAAACTGGCCGCCAAGTACCAGGCCCTGGTGGACGAGGCCAAGCCATGA
- a CDS encoding YheU family protein has product MLIPHDQLEVDTLTRLIEDFVTRDGTDNGDDTPLETRVLRVRQALTKGQALIVFDPESEQCQLMLKHDVPKHLFD; this is encoded by the coding sequence ATGCTGATTCCCCACGACCAACTCGAAGTCGACACACTCACTCGCCTGATCGAGGACTTCGTGACCCGCGACGGCACCGACAATGGTGACGACACCCCCCTGGAGACCCGTGTATTGCGGGTCAGGCAGGCGTTGACCAAAGGCCAGGCGCTGATCGTCTTCGACCCCGAGAGCGAACAGTGCCAACTGATGCTCAAGCACGACGTGCCCAAGCATCTATTCGACTGA
- a CDS encoding LTA synthase family protein, protein MAIPDALSQQRTTHRLLQPTVKSHLAYTLLCALVMMVMFSLLRVALLVYNREMILDTPASTFVEAFINGLRFDLRLVVYLCIPLLLALFSARAMAARGFFRLWLTVTSSIALFLGLMEMDFYREFHQRLNGLVFQYVKEDPKTVMSMLWYGFPVVRYLLAWVGGTLILSLAFKGADRATRPRGPFSGGSIGTRQIAPWYARIVVFVVCLLVAVTAARGTLRQGPPLRWGDVYTTDSNFANQLGLNGTLSLVAAAKSRMSEDRDNIWKATLEQPLAQQTVRDMLVMSDDKLVDTQTAAVRRDYTPPADKTLPIKNVVVILMESMAGHSVGALGAPGNITPYLDKLSKEGLLFDRFFSNGTHTHQGMFATMACFPNLPGFEYLMQTPEGSHKLSGLPQLLSARDYDDVYVYNGDFAWDNQSGFFSSQGMTTFIGRNDFVNPVFSDPTWGVSDQDMFDRGLVELKARENGKPFYALLQTLSNHTPYALPTPLPVAPVTDRGSLNEHLTAMRYADWALGQFFEKARKEPYFKETLFVVVGDHGFGNERQITEMDLGRFNVPMLLIGPGIQEKFGQRNHTVGTQVDIVPTIMGRIGGQVRNQCWGRDLLNLPAGDTGFGVIKPSGSEQTTAIIRDDKILVLPKEKEMPPKMYRYELGANPHAEIIPDAPDTEQMKLQLESFLQTATKSLLDNTAGVVDGKPD, encoded by the coding sequence ATGGCAATTCCGGACGCCCTGAGTCAGCAGCGCACCACGCATCGCCTGCTGCAACCGACCGTCAAATCGCACCTGGCCTACACGTTGCTTTGTGCCTTGGTGATGATGGTCATGTTCAGCCTGCTGCGCGTGGCGCTGCTGGTTTATAACCGCGAGATGATTCTCGACACCCCGGCCTCGACCTTCGTTGAAGCGTTCATCAACGGCCTGCGGTTCGACCTGCGCCTGGTGGTCTACCTCTGTATCCCGTTGCTGCTGGCCCTGTTCAGTGCGCGGGCCATGGCGGCGCGTGGGTTCTTTCGTCTGTGGCTGACTGTCACCTCCAGCATCGCGCTGTTCCTGGGCCTGATGGAGATGGACTTCTACCGTGAATTCCACCAGCGCCTCAACGGCCTGGTCTTCCAGTATGTGAAGGAAGATCCGAAAACCGTGATGAGCATGCTCTGGTACGGTTTTCCGGTAGTGCGTTACCTGCTGGCCTGGGTCGGCGGCACTCTCATCCTGAGCCTGGCGTTCAAGGGCGCCGACCGTGCGACTCGCCCTCGTGGGCCTTTCAGCGGCGGCAGCATCGGCACGCGCCAGATTGCCCCGTGGTACGCCCGGATCGTGGTGTTCGTCGTGTGCTTGCTGGTCGCCGTGACCGCCGCCCGTGGCACCCTGCGCCAGGGCCCACCCCTGCGCTGGGGTGATGTCTACACCACCGATTCGAACTTCGCCAACCAGTTGGGCCTCAATGGCACGCTGTCACTGGTGGCGGCGGCCAAGAGCCGGATGTCCGAAGACCGTGACAACATCTGGAAAGCCACTCTCGAGCAGCCCCTGGCACAACAGACCGTGCGCGACATGCTGGTGATGTCCGACGACAAACTGGTGGATACCCAGACGGCCGCCGTGCGCCGTGACTACACGCCGCCGGCCGACAAGACCCTGCCTATCAAGAATGTGGTCGTGATCCTCATGGAAAGCATGGCCGGTCACTCGGTGGGCGCCTTGGGCGCGCCGGGCAACATCACCCCTTACCTGGATAAACTGTCCAAGGAAGGCCTGTTGTTCGACCGTTTCTTCTCCAACGGCACCCACACCCACCAAGGCATGTTCGCCACCATGGCGTGCTTTCCGAACCTGCCGGGTTTCGAATACCTGATGCAGACCCCCGAAGGCAGCCACAAACTGTCGGGCCTGCCGCAACTGCTCAGCGCCCGTGACTACGACGACGTGTATGTCTACAACGGTGATTTCGCCTGGGACAACCAGTCAGGTTTCTTCAGCAGCCAGGGCATGACCACGTTCATCGGGCGTAATGACTTCGTCAACCCGGTGTTCTCCGATCCGACCTGGGGTGTGTCCGACCAGGATATGTTCGACCGCGGCCTGGTCGAGCTCAAGGCACGGGAAAACGGCAAGCCGTTCTATGCCTTGCTGCAAACCCTGTCCAACCACACGCCGTACGCACTGCCGACGCCGTTGCCGGTGGCGCCGGTCACCGACCGTGGCAGCCTGAACGAACATCTCACCGCCATGCGCTACGCCGACTGGGCGTTGGGCCAGTTCTTCGAGAAGGCCCGCAAGGAGCCTTACTTCAAGGAAACGCTGTTTGTCGTGGTCGGTGACCATGGTTTCGGCAATGAACGCCAGATTACCGAAATGGACCTGGGGCGTTTCAACGTTCCGATGCTGTTGATCGGCCCGGGCATCCAGGAGAAGTTTGGCCAGCGCAACCATACCGTGGGTACGCAGGTTGATATCGTTCCGACCATCATGGGCCGTATCGGCGGCCAGGTGCGTAACCAGTGCTGGGGCCGCGACCTGTTGAACCTGCCAGCGGGTGACACCGGTTTTGGTGTGATCAAGCCGTCGGGCAGCGAGCAGACGACGGCGATCATTCGTGACGACAAGATCCTGGTGTTGCCGAAGGAAAAGGAAATGCCGCCGAAGATGTACCGCTATGAATTGGGTGCCAACCCGCATGCGGAAATCATCCCGGATGCACCGGATACCGAGCAGATGAAATTGCAGCTCGAATCGTTCCTGCAGACCGCCACCAAAAGCCTGCTGGACAACACCGCCGGCGTGGTTGACGGCAAGCCGGACTGA
- a CDS encoding YnfA family protein, which yields MLNYLWFFLAALFEIAGCYAFWMWLRQGKSAWWIVPALLSLTLFALLLTRIEATYAGRAYAAYGGIYIIASIGWLAMVERVRPLGSDWIGVALCVLGASVILFGPRFSAS from the coding sequence ATGCTCAATTACTTGTGGTTTTTTCTCGCCGCGCTGTTTGAAATCGCCGGCTGCTACGCCTTCTGGATGTGGCTGCGACAGGGCAAGAGTGCCTGGTGGATCGTGCCGGCACTACTGAGCCTCACGCTGTTCGCGCTATTGCTGACTCGCATCGAGGCGACCTACGCCGGCCGCGCCTACGCCGCCTATGGCGGTATCTACATCATTGCCTCGATTGGTTGGCTGGCCATGGTCGAGCGCGTGCGGCCGCTGGGGTCCGACTGGATCGGGGTGGCGCTCTGTGTACTGGGGGCGAGTGTGATTCTGTTCGGCCCACGGTTCTCGGCCTCTTGA
- a CDS encoding heme lyase CcmF/NrfE family subunit, with amino-acid sequence MAAGIFIPELGHLAMILALCFALVQAVVPLFGAWRGDRLWMSLAQPAAWGQFAFMLFAFGCLTYAFMADDFSVAYVASNSNSALPWYYKFSAVWGAHEGSLLLWALILSGWTFAVSVFSRQLPQVMLARVLAVMGMISSGFLLFLIVTSNPFERILPQMPTDGRDLNPLLQDIGLIVHPPMLYMGYVGFSVAFAFAIAALLGGRLDAAWARWSRPWTIVAWAFLGIGITLGSWWAYYELGWGGWWFWDPVENASFMPWLVGTALIHSLAVTEKRGVFKSWTVLLAIAAFSLSLLGTFLVRSGVLTSVHAFASDPERGVFILMFLLFVVGGSLTLFAVRAPVVKSQVGFNLWSRETLLLGNNLVLVVAASMILLGTLYPLVLDALSGAKLSVGPPYFNALFIPLMAILMVVMAIGVLVRWKDTPVKWLLGMLTPVLLGTAALAVVAGVAYGDFNWAVLATFMLAAWVLLAGVRDIFDKTRHKGLIKGLPTLTRSYWGMQVAHLGIAVCALGVVLSSQNSAERDLRLAPGESMDLAGYQFVFEGAKHFEGPNFTSDKGTVRVIRDGREVSVLHPEKRLYTVQNSVMTEAGIDAGFTRDLYVALGESLGDGAWAVRVHVKPFVRWIWFGGLLTGLGGVLAALDRRYRVKVKTRVRETLGMTGATA; translated from the coding sequence ATGGCTGCTGGTATCTTTATTCCCGAGTTGGGCCACCTGGCGATGATCCTGGCGCTGTGCTTTGCCCTGGTACAGGCGGTGGTGCCGTTGTTCGGCGCCTGGCGCGGCGACCGTTTGTGGATGAGCCTGGCCCAGCCAGCGGCGTGGGGCCAGTTCGCCTTTATGCTGTTTGCCTTCGGCTGCCTGACCTATGCCTTCATGGCCGATGATTTTTCCGTGGCCTACGTTGCCAGCAACTCCAACAGCGCCTTGCCCTGGTACTACAAGTTCAGCGCAGTGTGGGGCGCTCACGAAGGCTCGCTGTTGCTCTGGGCCTTGATCCTCTCCGGCTGGACCTTTGCGGTCTCGGTGTTCTCCCGACAATTGCCCCAGGTGATGCTGGCCCGGGTGCTGGCGGTGATGGGCATGATCAGCAGCGGTTTCCTGCTGTTCCTGATCGTCACCTCCAACCCGTTCGAACGCATCCTGCCCCAGATGCCGACGGACGGCCGCGACCTCAACCCGTTGCTGCAGGACATCGGCCTGATCGTTCATCCACCGATGCTCTACATGGGCTATGTCGGCTTCTCCGTGGCCTTCGCCTTCGCCATCGCCGCGTTGCTCGGTGGCCGTCTCGATGCCGCGTGGGCACGCTGGTCGCGCCCGTGGACCATCGTCGCCTGGGCCTTCCTCGGCATTGGCATCACCCTCGGCTCATGGTGGGCCTACTACGAACTCGGCTGGGGCGGCTGGTGGTTCTGGGACCCGGTGGAAAACGCCTCGTTCATGCCCTGGCTGGTGGGCACTGCGCTGATTCACTCCCTGGCGGTCACGGAAAAGCGTGGCGTGTTCAAGAGCTGGACGGTGTTGTTGGCCATCGCCGCGTTCTCGTTGAGCCTGTTGGGGACTTTCCTGGTGCGCTCCGGCGTGCTCACGTCGGTACACGCCTTTGCCTCGGACCCCGAGCGCGGCGTGTTCATCCTGATGTTCCTGCTGTTCGTGGTTGGCGGCTCGTTGACGCTGTTCGCCGTGCGTGCGCCGGTGGTGAAGAGCCAGGTCGGCTTCAACCTCTGGTCCCGGGAAACCCTGTTGCTGGGCAACAACCTGGTGCTGGTGGTGGCCGCCTCGATGATCCTGCTCGGAACGCTGTATCCGCTGGTGCTCGATGCACTGTCCGGCGCCAAGCTGTCGGTGGGGCCGCCGTACTTCAATGCGCTGTTCATCCCGCTGATGGCGATCCTGATGGTGGTGATGGCCATTGGCGTATTGGTGCGCTGGAAAGACACTCCGGTCAAATGGCTGCTGGGCATGCTGACACCGGTATTGCTCGGCACGGCGGCCCTGGCCGTGGTGGCCGGGGTCGCTTATGGCGACTTCAACTGGGCGGTGCTGGCGACGTTCATGCTGGCTGCCTGGGTGTTGCTGGCGGGCGTGCGGGACATCTTCGACAAGACCCGGCACAAAGGCCTGATCAAGGGCTTGCCAACCCTGACCCGCAGTTATTGGGGCATGCAGGTCGCCCACCTGGGCATCGCCGTCTGCGCCCTGGGTGTGGTGCTGTCCAGCCAGAACAGCGCCGAGCGTGACCTGCGCCTGGCGCCGGGCGAGTCCATGGACCTGGCCGGCTATCAGTTCGTTTTCGAGGGCGCCAAACATTTCGAGGGGCCGAACTTCACCTCCGACAAAGGCACCGTGCGGGTCATTCGCGACGGTCGGGAAGTGAGCGTGCTGCACCCGGAAAAACGCCTGTACACCGTGCAGAATTCGGTGATGACCGAAGCCGGGATCGATGCCGGTTTCACCCGCGATCTCTACGTGGCGCTGGGCGAGTCCCTGGGCGATGGCGCGTGGGCGGTCCGGGTTCACGTCAAGCCGTTCGTGCGCTGGATCTGGTTCGGCGGCCTGCTGACCGGCCTGGGCGGGGTGTTGGCGGCGCTGGATCGGCGTTATCGAGTCAAGGTGAAAACCCGGGTGCGTGAGACCCTGGGCATGACGGGAGCCACTGCATGA
- the csrA gene encoding carbon storage regulator CsrA has protein sequence MLVLSRAVGELISIGDDISVRVLSVSGSTVRFGVEAPRHIDVHRSEIYEKIQRKKAHAARKACSVE, from the coding sequence ATGCTCGTACTCAGCCGCGCTGTGGGTGAATTGATTTCCATCGGTGACGATATTTCCGTTCGTGTGCTGTCGGTCAGTGGCAGCACCGTGCGGTTTGGCGTGGAGGCGCCACGGCACATCGATGTTCATCGCTCCGAAATCTACGAAAAAATCCAGAGAAAAAAGGCCCATGCCGCTCGCAAGGCGTGTTCAGTCGAATAG
- a CDS encoding DUF3309 family protein codes for MGTILIIILILLLIGGLPVFPHSRSWGYGPSGIIGVVLVVLLVLLLLGKI; via the coding sequence ATGGGCACAATACTCATCATTATCCTGATCCTCCTGCTGATCGGTGGTCTCCCGGTCTTCCCGCACTCCAGAAGTTGGGGTTACGGCCCGTCCGGTATCATCGGTGTAGTGTTGGTGGTGCTGTTGGTCCTGCTGTTACTGGGCAAGATATAA
- a CDS encoding SDR family oxidoreductase, whose product MQNRMMITGAGSGLGREIALRWAREGWRLALSDVSEPGLQETLRLVRAAGGEGFVQRCDVRDYSQLTAFAQACEEKLDGIDIIVNNAGVASGGFFSELSLEDWDWQIAINLMGVVKGCKAFLPLLEKSRGKIINIASMAALMQGPAMSNYNVAKAGVVALSESLLIELAQQEIGVHVVCPSFFQTNLLDSFRGPTPAMKAQVGKLLESSPITAADIADYIYQQVAEGQFMILPHEQGRMAWAIKQKNPQLLYDEMTVMADKMRAKARQNPS is encoded by the coding sequence ATGCAAAATCGCATGATGATCACCGGTGCCGGCTCTGGCCTGGGTCGCGAAATCGCGCTGCGCTGGGCCCGCGAAGGCTGGCGCCTGGCCTTGTCGGATGTCAGTGAGCCTGGCCTTCAGGAAACCCTCAGGTTGGTGCGCGCCGCTGGTGGCGAGGGCTTCGTCCAGCGTTGCGATGTGCGCGACTACAGCCAACTGACCGCGTTCGCCCAGGCCTGCGAAGAGAAGCTCGACGGCATCGACATCATCGTCAACAACGCTGGTGTGGCATCGGGCGGGTTCTTCAGCGAACTCTCCCTGGAAGATTGGGACTGGCAGATCGCGATCAACCTGATGGGCGTGGTCAAGGGCTGCAAGGCCTTCCTGCCGTTACTGGAAAAAAGCCGCGGCAAAATCATCAACATCGCCTCCATGGCGGCCCTGATGCAGGGGCCGGCCATGAGCAATTACAACGTGGCCAAGGCTGGGGTGGTGGCGTTGTCGGAAAGCCTGTTGATCGAACTGGCGCAGCAGGAGATCGGCGTGCATGTCGTCTGCCCTTCGTTCTTCCAGACCAATCTGCTGGATTCCTTCCGCGGCCCGACCCCGGCGATGAAGGCCCAAGTGGGCAAGTTACTGGAAAGCTCGCCGATCACCGCCGCCGACATTGCCGATTACATCTACCAGCAGGTCGCCGAGGGCCAGTTCATGATCCTGCCCCATGAGCAGGGCCGGATGGCCTGGGCCATCAAGCAGAAGAACCCGCAGTTGCTGTACGACGAAATGACCGTCATGGCCGACAAGATGCGCGCCAAGGCCCGTCAGAACCCGAGTTGA
- the ccmE gene encoding cytochrome c maturation protein CcmE — translation MNPLRKKRLVIILAILVGVGAAVGLALSALQQNINLFYTPTQIANGEAPKDTRIRAGGMVEKGSLVRSGDSLDVKFNVTDFNKTVTITYRGILPDLFREGQGIVALGKLNADGVVVADEVLAKHDEKYMPPEVTKALKDSGQSAPAPVKEG, via the coding sequence GTGAATCCGCTGCGCAAAAAACGTCTTGTCATCATTCTTGCGATCCTGGTGGGGGTCGGAGCCGCGGTCGGCCTGGCCTTGAGCGCCCTGCAGCAGAACATCAACCTGTTTTATACCCCGACCCAGATCGCCAACGGCGAAGCGCCCAAGGACACCCGTATTCGTGCCGGTGGCATGGTGGAGAAGGGCTCGCTGGTGCGCTCCGGGGATTCGCTGGACGTGAAGTTCAACGTCACCGATTTCAACAAGACCGTGACCATCACCTACCGCGGCATCCTGCCGGACCTGTTTCGCGAAGGGCAGGGCATCGTCGCCCTGGGCAAGCTCAATGCCGATGGTGTGGTGGTGGCCGATGAAGTGTTGGCCAAGCACGACGAAAAATACATGCCGCCGGAAGTGACCAAGGCCCTGAAAGACAGCGGTCAGTCGGCGCCCGCTCCCGTGAAGGAGGGTTGA
- the ccmI gene encoding c-type cytochrome biogenesis protein CcmI, which yields MIDFWLAAGLLLLIALSFLLIPVLRGRRAQLEEDRTALNVALYQERVAELQAEQEEGVLNAAQLDTGRAEAARELLADTEGADAPRESRLGKPLPLLAAVLVPLLGLGLYLHFGASDKVELTREFAQAPQSMEEMTLRLERAVAAQPDSAEGLYFLGRTYMAQDRPADAAKIFERTVALAGRQPELLGQWAQAQYFADGKKWSDKVQALTDEALKLDPKEVTSLGLLGIAAFEGERYQEAIDYWGRLLVQLPEGDKSREALQGGITRATEKLQASGGKVVQAPVAKAAALLKVRVDLAPALKAKVQPGDSVFIFARAASGPPAPLAAKRMTVADLPATVELGDADAMMPQLKLSNFPEVQLVARISRAGQPTAGEWIGRSQPLASSTTAQQQLTIDSPDK from the coding sequence ATGATTGATTTTTGGCTCGCCGCAGGTCTGCTGCTTCTGATTGCCCTGAGTTTTCTGTTGATCCCTGTACTGCGCGGTCGCCGTGCCCAGCTGGAGGAGGACCGTACCGCGCTGAACGTGGCGCTGTACCAGGAACGTGTCGCCGAGTTGCAGGCCGAGCAAGAGGAGGGCGTGCTCAATGCGGCGCAACTGGACACCGGTCGCGCCGAAGCCGCCCGTGAGCTGCTGGCTGACACTGAGGGTGCCGATGCGCCTCGGGAGTCGCGGTTGGGCAAGCCGTTGCCGTTGCTCGCCGCTGTGCTGGTGCCGCTGTTGGGCTTGGGGCTGTACCTGCATTTTGGCGCCAGCGACAAGGTCGAGCTGACCCGCGAATTCGCCCAGGCACCGCAGTCGATGGAAGAAATGACCCTGCGTCTGGAACGCGCGGTGGCCGCGCAACCGGACTCCGCCGAGGGCTTGTATTTCCTCGGCCGTACCTACATGGCCCAGGATCGGCCGGCGGATGCGGCGAAGATCTTCGAGCGCACCGTGGCGCTGGCCGGACGGCAACCCGAGCTGCTCGGGCAATGGGCCCAGGCGCAATATTTTGCCGACGGCAAGAAATGGTCGGACAAGGTCCAGGCCTTGACCGATGAAGCGCTGAAACTCGATCCCAAGGAGGTCACCAGCCTTGGTCTGCTGGGTATCGCCGCGTTCGAAGGCGAGCGCTATCAGGAGGCGATCGATTACTGGGGGCGTCTGCTGGTGCAACTGCCGGAGGGCGACAAGTCCCGTGAGGCGCTGCAGGGCGGTATCACCCGCGCCACCGAGAAGCTGCAGGCCAGTGGCGGCAAGGTCGTCCAGGCCCCGGTGGCCAAGGCTGCGGCCTTGCTCAAGGTGCGTGTCGACCTGGCCCCGGCGCTCAAGGCCAAGGTGCAGCCGGGCGACAGCGTGTTCATCTTCGCCCGCGCGGCTTCCGGTCCGCCGGCGCCGCTGGCGGCCAAGCGCATGACCGTCGCCGATCTGCCCGCCACAGTGGAGTTGGGCGACGCGGACGCGATGATGCCGCAGCTGAAACTGTCGAACTTCCCTGAAGTCCAACTGGTGGCGCGCATCTCGCGGGCCGGTCAACCGACCGCCGGCGAGTGGATTGGCCGTAGCCAACCCCTGGCGAGCAGCACCACGGCGCAGCAACAACTGACCATCGACAGCCCGGACAAATAA
- the speE gene encoding polyamine aminopropyltransferase encodes MTTTPTGDYLETLYEGYGQRFRMDKLLHEVRTEHQHLVIFENPRMGRVMALDGVIQTTEADEFIYHEMLTHVPILAHGAAKRVLIIGGGDGGMLREVTKHVGVEHITMVEIDGTVVDMCKEFLPNHSKGAYDDPRLNLVIDDGMRFVSTTQEKFDVIISDSTDPIGPGEVLFSENFYQACHRCLNDGGILVTQNGTPFMQLGEVQTTAGRLRGLFADWHFYQAAVPTYIGGAMTFAWGSTDTAYRKLSRETLRERFIGSGIVTRYYNPEVHIGAFAMPQYVLQAINKPSND; translated from the coding sequence ATGACGACTACCCCGACCGGCGACTACCTGGAAACCCTCTACGAAGGCTACGGCCAGCGTTTTCGGATGGACAAGCTGCTACACGAAGTGCGCACCGAGCACCAGCATCTGGTGATCTTCGAGAACCCGCGCATGGGCCGGGTGATGGCGCTGGACGGTGTGATCCAGACCACCGAAGCCGACGAATTCATCTACCACGAGATGCTGACCCATGTGCCGATCCTCGCCCACGGCGCGGCCAAGCGCGTGCTGATCATCGGTGGCGGCGACGGCGGTATGTTGCGTGAGGTGACCAAGCACGTGGGTGTCGAGCACATCACCATGGTGGAAATCGACGGCACCGTGGTGGATATGTGCAAGGAATTCCTGCCCAACCATTCCAAGGGTGCCTACGACGACCCGCGCTTGAACCTGGTGATCGACGACGGCATGCGTTTCGTCTCCACTACCCAGGAAAAATTCGACGTCATCATTTCCGACTCCACCGACCCGATTGGCCCGGGTGAAGTGCTGTTCTCGGAGAACTTCTACCAGGCGTGCCATCGCTGCCTGAACGATGGCGGCATCCTGGTGACCCAGAACGGTACGCCGTTCATGCAACTGGGCGAAGTTCAGACCACTGCCGGCCGCCTGCGTGGCCTGTTTGCCGACTGGCATTTCTACCAGGCTGCCGTGCCGACCTACATCGGCGGCGCCATGACCTTCGCCTGGGGCTCGACCGACACGGCCTATCGCAAGCTGTCCCGCGAGACCCTGCGCGAGCGCTTCATTGGCAGCGGTATCGTCACCCGTTACTACAACCCCGAAGTTCACATCGGTGCCTTCGCTATGCCGCAATACGTATTGCAGGCGATCAACAAGCCGAGTAACGACTGA
- a CDS encoding cytochrome c-type biogenesis protein, whose protein sequence is MKRWLAAAILGLSLVGVAHAAIDTYEFANDGERERFRELTKELRCPKCQNQDIADSNAPIAADLRKEIFRMLGEGKDNQQIIDFMVDRYGEFVRYNPALSSRTALLWFGPAGLLLGGFVVIALIVRRRRVQRTAAPDTLSVEERQRLDQLLDKTKHD, encoded by the coding sequence ATGAAGCGCTGGTTAGCTGCCGCCATCCTCGGGTTGAGCCTGGTCGGTGTGGCTCATGCCGCCATCGACACCTACGAATTTGCCAACGACGGCGAGCGCGAGCGGTTTCGCGAACTGACCAAGGAGCTGCGCTGCCCCAAGTGCCAGAACCAGGACATCGCCGACTCCAACGCACCGATTGCCGCCGACCTGCGCAAGGAAATCTTCCGCATGCTCGGCGAGGGCAAGGATAACCAGCAGATCATCGATTTCATGGTGGATCGCTACGGTGAGTTCGTGCGCTACAACCCGGCCCTGTCTTCCAGGACCGCGCTGCTCTGGTTCGGCCCCGCCGGGCTGTTGCTCGGTGGTTTTGTCGTCATCGCGCTGATCGTGCGCCGCCGCCGGGTCCAGCGCACAGCTGCCCCGGACACGCTTTCTGTCGAAGAGCGCCAGCGCCTCGACCAACTGTTGGATAAAACCAAGCATGATTGA